Proteins from a single region of Chanodichthys erythropterus isolate Z2021 chromosome 13, ASM2448905v1, whole genome shotgun sequence:
- the git2a gene encoding ARF GTPase-activating protein GIT2a isoform X8 — translation MVQTLYNNGANAIWEHTLLDPSSIMSGKRKANPQDKIHPSKAEFIKAKYQMLAYVHRLPCRDDDSTAAADLSKQLHSSVRTGNLETCLRLLSLGAQANYFHPEKGNTPLHIAAKAGQVCQAELLCVYGADPGAPDSNGKTPINYARQAGHQDLADRLVEIQYELTDRLAFYLCGRKPDHKNGQHFIIPQMADSSLELSEFAKAAKRKLQSLSDHLFEELAMDVYDEVDRRETDAVWLATQNHSTLVTETTVVPFLPVNPEYSSTRNQGRQKLARFNAHEFATLVIDILSDAKRRQLGNSVSSPKENVEVFFKSMGSRHGSESQEIDQPDYDSVASDEDTDTDLRIGKADRAKSLDSDLSDGPISVQEFLEVKNALSASEAKIQQLMKANSNLSEELRLMQKKLQSLQSENSSLRRQVSAQQPYQAPGGPDHPNPSSPSSSSSSSSALKRHLSARASRPMSMYETGSGLKPFLPKGETPYPEETFPTLQPFPTYLRLYNTGKGVFAATSSSLPFLPSSPSCLQYESAQRASKFDKQSSVSDGDYDNTVNESDLDDSGFGRRCRLRSSGWMGESSSIPELDDHECEPDSSLPTTEDVIRKTEQITKNIQELLRAAQENKHESGPCEQRESVRRLRHSLGCFSTLVPWADKPPSPMQSLGLRAPHPANPNNPASCFIPCAERIHVAVNEMAALFPKRPRSETVRSSLRLLTSSANRLQNECKKASPLESSPGADMQLVTQQVIQCAYDIAKAAKQLVTITTKENNN, via the exons ATGGTTCAGACATTATATAACAATGGTGCTAATGCAATATGGGAGCACACTCTGCTGGACCCGTCATCCATCATGAGCGGGAAACGCAAAGCTAATCCTCAGGATAAAATCCa CCCCAGCAAGGCAGAGTTCATAAAAGCAAAATATCAAATGCTGGCTTACGTCCATCGTTTACCATGTCGAGATGACGACAGTACAGCAGCCGCTGATCTAAGCAAG CAACTTCACTCCAGCGTTAGAACTGGCAATCTTGAAACTTGTTTGCGGTTACTGTCACTTGGGGCTCAAGCCAACTACTTCCACCCG GAGAAAGGGAACACCCCCCTGCACATTGCAGCTAAAGCAGGGCAAGTGTGTCAGGCCGAGCTCCTCTGTGTTTATGGGGCAGACCCTGGGGCTCCAGACTCCAACGGCAAAACGCCCATCAACTATGCAAG GCAGGCTGGCCATCAGGACCTGGCAGACAGACTGGTGGAAATACAGTATGAGCTCACAGACAGGCTGGCCTTCTACCTCTGTGGGCGGAAGCCTG ATCACAAGAATGGACAGCATTTCATTATACCACAGATGGCGGACAG cAGCCTGGAGTTATCAGAGTTTGCAAAAGCTGCAAAAAGAAAACTGCAGTCT CTCAGTGATCATTTGTTTGAGGAACTAGCAATGGATGTGTACGATGAAGTGGATCGAAGAGAGACAGATGCAG TTTGGCTGGCCACTCAGAACCACAGCACCTTGGTGACAGAGACAACAGTTGTGCCTTTCCTTCCTGTAAACCCAGAGTACTCATCAACACGAAACCAG GGAAGACAAAAACTGGCGAGATTCAACGCCCATGAATTTGCCACACTTGTGATTGATATCCTTAGTGATGCAAAGCGACGCCAGCTAGGGAATTCAGTCTCAAGTCCTAAAG AAAATGTTGAGGTGTTCTTCAAAAGTATGGGTAGTCGTCATGGAAGTGAAAGCCAGGAAATCGACCAGCCAGACTATGACAGCGTGGCATCCGATGAGGACACAGACACTGATTTACGAATAGGCAAAGCAGACAGAGCTAAG AGTCTGGACTCTGATCTGTCCGATGGACCGATTTCAGTGCAGGAGTTTCTGGAGGTGAAAAACGCACTTTCAGCCTCCGAGGCCAAAATTCAGCAGCTGATGAAGGCCAACAGTAATCTGAGTGAAGAGCTGAGATTGATGCAGAAAAAG CTGCAGTCTCTGCAAAGCGAGAACAGCTCTCTCAGGCGGCAGGTCTCCGCTCAACAACCCTATCAGGCCCCCGGCGGCCCAGACCACCCCAATCCCTCCAgtccctcctcctcttcctcctcctcctctgccCTGAAACGCCACCTGTCAGCACGGGCGAGCCGCCCCATGTCTATGTATGAGACTGGCTCTGGTCTGAAGCCCTTTCTCCCCAAGGGAGAGACCCCTTACCCTGAGGAGACCTTCCCCACCCTGCAACCCTTCCCAACCTAT ttgcGTTTATACAAT ACCGGAAAGGGTGTGTTTGCGGCCACCTCCTCATCCCTCCCCTTCCTCCCCTCCTCCCCATCCTGTTTGCAGTATGAGAGTGCGCAAAGG GCCTCCAAATTTGACAAGCAGAGCAGTGTGTCTGATGGTGACTATGATAACACGGTCAATGAATCTGATCTGGATGACTCCGG CTTTGGCCGTAGATGTCGTCTGCGCAGCAGTGGCTGGATGGGAGAGAGCAGCTCTATACCCGAGCTGGATGATCACGAGTGTGAGCCTGACTCCAGTCTGCCCACCACAGAAGACGTCATCCGTAAAACTGAGCAGATCACCAAGAACATCCAGGAACTGCTGAGGGCTGCACAGGAGAACAAGCATGAGAG TGGACCATGTGAGCAGAGGGAGAGTGTCCGCAGACTTAGACACAGTCTGGGTTGTTTCAGCACACTGGTGCCTTGGGCAGACAAGCCCCCGTCTCCCATGCAGTCCCTCGGCCTCAGAGCTCCCCACCCAGCCAACCCCAACAACCCTGCCTCCTG CTTTATACCCTGCGCAGAAAGAATACATGTGGCTGTGAACGAGATGGCTGCCCTCTTCCCCAAG AGACCACGCTCTGAGACAGTAAGGAGCTCTTTGCGATTATTAACGTCCAGTGCAAACCGCCTGCAGAATGAGTGTAAGAAAGCGTCTCCTCTGGAGAGCAGCCCCGGAGCGGACATGCAGTTGGTCACCCAGCAGGTCATCCAATGTGCGTATGACATCGCCAAGGCTGCTAAGCAACTTGTTACCATAACCACCAAAGAGAACAACAACTGA
- the git2a gene encoding ARF GTPase-activating protein GIT2a isoform X5, protein MVIPALPETRMSKRLRNSEVCADCSSSDPRWASVNRGVLICDECCGVHRSLGRHNSQVRHLSHTSWPPTQLQMVQTLYNNGANAIWEHTLLDPSSIMSGKRKANPQDKIHPSKAEFIKAKYQMLAYVHRLPCRDDDSTAAADLSKQLHSSVRTGNLETCLRLLSLGAQANYFHPEKGNTPLHIAAKAGQVCQAELLCVYGADPGAPDSNGKTPINYARQAGHQDLADRLVEIQYELTDRLAFYLCGRKPDHKNGQHFIIPQMADSSLELSEFAKAAKRKLQSLSDHLFEELAMDVYDEVDRRETDAVWLATQNHSTLVTETTVVPFLPVNPEYSSTRNQGRQKLARFNAHEFATLVIDILSDAKRRQLGNSVSSPKENVEVFFKSMGSRHGSESQEIDQPDYDSVASDEDTDTDLRIGKADRAKSLDSDLSDGPISVQEFLEVKNALSASEAKIQQLMKANSNLSEELRLMQKKLQSLQSENSSLRRQVSAQQPYQAPGGPDHPNPSSPSSSSSSSSALKRHLSARASRPMSMYETGSGLKPFLPKGETPYPEETFPTLQPFPTYLRLYNTGKGVFAATSSSLPFLPSSPSCLQYESAQRASKFDKQSSVSDGDYDNTVNESDLDDSGFGRRCRLRSSGWMGESSSIPELDDHECEPDSSLPTTEDVIRKTEQITKNIQELLRAAQENKHESFIPCAERIHVAVNEMAALFPKRPRSETVRSSLRLLTSSANRLQNECKKASPLESSPGADMQLVTQQVIQCAYDIAKAAKQLVTITTKENNN, encoded by the exons ATGGTAATACCCGCGTTACCGGAGACAAGGATGTCGAAACGGCTGCGAAATAGCGAAGTTTGTGCGGACTGCAGCAGTTCGg ATCCTCGCTGGGCGTCTGTGAATAGAGGAGTTCTGATATGTGACGAGTGCTGCGGCGTTCACCGCAGTCTGGGCCGACACAACTCGCAAGTGCGGCATTTGTCACACACCTCCTGGCCGCCTACCCAGCTACAG ATGGTTCAGACATTATATAACAATGGTGCTAATGCAATATGGGAGCACACTCTGCTGGACCCGTCATCCATCATGAGCGGGAAACGCAAAGCTAATCCTCAGGATAAAATCCa CCCCAGCAAGGCAGAGTTCATAAAAGCAAAATATCAAATGCTGGCTTACGTCCATCGTTTACCATGTCGAGATGACGACAGTACAGCAGCCGCTGATCTAAGCAAG CAACTTCACTCCAGCGTTAGAACTGGCAATCTTGAAACTTGTTTGCGGTTACTGTCACTTGGGGCTCAAGCCAACTACTTCCACCCG GAGAAAGGGAACACCCCCCTGCACATTGCAGCTAAAGCAGGGCAAGTGTGTCAGGCCGAGCTCCTCTGTGTTTATGGGGCAGACCCTGGGGCTCCAGACTCCAACGGCAAAACGCCCATCAACTATGCAAG GCAGGCTGGCCATCAGGACCTGGCAGACAGACTGGTGGAAATACAGTATGAGCTCACAGACAGGCTGGCCTTCTACCTCTGTGGGCGGAAGCCTG ATCACAAGAATGGACAGCATTTCATTATACCACAGATGGCGGACAG cAGCCTGGAGTTATCAGAGTTTGCAAAAGCTGCAAAAAGAAAACTGCAGTCT CTCAGTGATCATTTGTTTGAGGAACTAGCAATGGATGTGTACGATGAAGTGGATCGAAGAGAGACAGATGCAG TTTGGCTGGCCACTCAGAACCACAGCACCTTGGTGACAGAGACAACAGTTGTGCCTTTCCTTCCTGTAAACCCAGAGTACTCATCAACACGAAACCAG GGAAGACAAAAACTGGCGAGATTCAACGCCCATGAATTTGCCACACTTGTGATTGATATCCTTAGTGATGCAAAGCGACGCCAGCTAGGGAATTCAGTCTCAAGTCCTAAAG AAAATGTTGAGGTGTTCTTCAAAAGTATGGGTAGTCGTCATGGAAGTGAAAGCCAGGAAATCGACCAGCCAGACTATGACAGCGTGGCATCCGATGAGGACACAGACACTGATTTACGAATAGGCAAAGCAGACAGAGCTAAG AGTCTGGACTCTGATCTGTCCGATGGACCGATTTCAGTGCAGGAGTTTCTGGAGGTGAAAAACGCACTTTCAGCCTCCGAGGCCAAAATTCAGCAGCTGATGAAGGCCAACAGTAATCTGAGTGAAGAGCTGAGATTGATGCAGAAAAAG CTGCAGTCTCTGCAAAGCGAGAACAGCTCTCTCAGGCGGCAGGTCTCCGCTCAACAACCCTATCAGGCCCCCGGCGGCCCAGACCACCCCAATCCCTCCAgtccctcctcctcttcctcctcctcctctgccCTGAAACGCCACCTGTCAGCACGGGCGAGCCGCCCCATGTCTATGTATGAGACTGGCTCTGGTCTGAAGCCCTTTCTCCCCAAGGGAGAGACCCCTTACCCTGAGGAGACCTTCCCCACCCTGCAACCCTTCCCAACCTAT ttgcGTTTATACAAT ACCGGAAAGGGTGTGTTTGCGGCCACCTCCTCATCCCTCCCCTTCCTCCCCTCCTCCCCATCCTGTTTGCAGTATGAGAGTGCGCAAAGG GCCTCCAAATTTGACAAGCAGAGCAGTGTGTCTGATGGTGACTATGATAACACGGTCAATGAATCTGATCTGGATGACTCCGG CTTTGGCCGTAGATGTCGTCTGCGCAGCAGTGGCTGGATGGGAGAGAGCAGCTCTATACCCGAGCTGGATGATCACGAGTGTGAGCCTGACTCCAGTCTGCCCACCACAGAAGACGTCATCCGTAAAACTGAGCAGATCACCAAGAACATCCAGGAACTGCTGAGGGCTGCACAGGAGAACAAGCATGAGAG CTTTATACCCTGCGCAGAAAGAATACATGTGGCTGTGAACGAGATGGCTGCCCTCTTCCCCAAG AGACCACGCTCTGAGACAGTAAGGAGCTCTTTGCGATTATTAACGTCCAGTGCAAACCGCCTGCAGAATGAGTGTAAGAAAGCGTCTCCTCTGGAGAGCAGCCCCGGAGCGGACATGCAGTTGGTCACCCAGCAGGTCATCCAATGTGCGTATGACATCGCCAAGGCTGCTAAGCAACTTGTTACCATAACCACCAAAGAGAACAACAACTGA
- the git2a gene encoding ARF GTPase-activating protein GIT2a isoform X9, protein MVIPALPETRMSKRLRNSEVCADCSSSDPRWASVNRGVLICDECCGVHRSLGRHNSQVRHLSHTSWPPTQLQMVQTLYNNGANAIWEHTLLDPSSIMSGKRKANPQDKIHPSKAEFIKAKYQMLAYVHRLPCRDDDSTAAADLSKQLHSSVRTGNLETCLRLLSLGAQANYFHPEKGNTPLHIAAKAGQVCQAELLCVYGADPGAPDSNGKTPINYARQAGHQDLADRLVEIQYELTDRLAFYLCGRKPDHKNGQHFIIPQMADSSLELSEFAKAAKRKLQSLSDHLFEELAMDVYDEVDRRETDAVWLATQNHSTLVTETTVVPFLPVNPEYSSTRNQGRQKLARFNAHEFATLVIDILSDAKRRQLGNSVSSPKENVEVFFKSMGSRHGSESQEIDQPDYDSVASDEDTDTDLRIGKADRAKSLDSDLSDGPISVQEFLEVKNALSASEAKIQQLMKANSNLSEELRLMQKKLQSLQSENSSLRRQVSAQQPYQAPGGPDHPNPSSPSSSSSSSSALKRHLSARASRPMSMYETGSGLKPFLPKGETPYPEETFPTLQPFPTYASKFDKQSSVSDGDYDNTVNESDLDDSGFGRRCRLRSSGWMGESSSIPELDDHECEPDSSLPTTEDVIRKTEQITKNIQELLRAAQENKHESFIPCAERIHVAVNEMAALFPKRPRSETVRSSLRLLTSSANRLQNECKKASPLESSPGADMQLVTQQVIQCAYDIAKAAKQLVTITTKENNN, encoded by the exons ATGGTAATACCCGCGTTACCGGAGACAAGGATGTCGAAACGGCTGCGAAATAGCGAAGTTTGTGCGGACTGCAGCAGTTCGg ATCCTCGCTGGGCGTCTGTGAATAGAGGAGTTCTGATATGTGACGAGTGCTGCGGCGTTCACCGCAGTCTGGGCCGACACAACTCGCAAGTGCGGCATTTGTCACACACCTCCTGGCCGCCTACCCAGCTACAG ATGGTTCAGACATTATATAACAATGGTGCTAATGCAATATGGGAGCACACTCTGCTGGACCCGTCATCCATCATGAGCGGGAAACGCAAAGCTAATCCTCAGGATAAAATCCa CCCCAGCAAGGCAGAGTTCATAAAAGCAAAATATCAAATGCTGGCTTACGTCCATCGTTTACCATGTCGAGATGACGACAGTACAGCAGCCGCTGATCTAAGCAAG CAACTTCACTCCAGCGTTAGAACTGGCAATCTTGAAACTTGTTTGCGGTTACTGTCACTTGGGGCTCAAGCCAACTACTTCCACCCG GAGAAAGGGAACACCCCCCTGCACATTGCAGCTAAAGCAGGGCAAGTGTGTCAGGCCGAGCTCCTCTGTGTTTATGGGGCAGACCCTGGGGCTCCAGACTCCAACGGCAAAACGCCCATCAACTATGCAAG GCAGGCTGGCCATCAGGACCTGGCAGACAGACTGGTGGAAATACAGTATGAGCTCACAGACAGGCTGGCCTTCTACCTCTGTGGGCGGAAGCCTG ATCACAAGAATGGACAGCATTTCATTATACCACAGATGGCGGACAG cAGCCTGGAGTTATCAGAGTTTGCAAAAGCTGCAAAAAGAAAACTGCAGTCT CTCAGTGATCATTTGTTTGAGGAACTAGCAATGGATGTGTACGATGAAGTGGATCGAAGAGAGACAGATGCAG TTTGGCTGGCCACTCAGAACCACAGCACCTTGGTGACAGAGACAACAGTTGTGCCTTTCCTTCCTGTAAACCCAGAGTACTCATCAACACGAAACCAG GGAAGACAAAAACTGGCGAGATTCAACGCCCATGAATTTGCCACACTTGTGATTGATATCCTTAGTGATGCAAAGCGACGCCAGCTAGGGAATTCAGTCTCAAGTCCTAAAG AAAATGTTGAGGTGTTCTTCAAAAGTATGGGTAGTCGTCATGGAAGTGAAAGCCAGGAAATCGACCAGCCAGACTATGACAGCGTGGCATCCGATGAGGACACAGACACTGATTTACGAATAGGCAAAGCAGACAGAGCTAAG AGTCTGGACTCTGATCTGTCCGATGGACCGATTTCAGTGCAGGAGTTTCTGGAGGTGAAAAACGCACTTTCAGCCTCCGAGGCCAAAATTCAGCAGCTGATGAAGGCCAACAGTAATCTGAGTGAAGAGCTGAGATTGATGCAGAAAAAG CTGCAGTCTCTGCAAAGCGAGAACAGCTCTCTCAGGCGGCAGGTCTCCGCTCAACAACCCTATCAGGCCCCCGGCGGCCCAGACCACCCCAATCCCTCCAgtccctcctcctcttcctcctcctcctctgccCTGAAACGCCACCTGTCAGCACGGGCGAGCCGCCCCATGTCTATGTATGAGACTGGCTCTGGTCTGAAGCCCTTTCTCCCCAAGGGAGAGACCCCTTACCCTGAGGAGACCTTCCCCACCCTGCAACCCTTCCCAACCTAT GCCTCCAAATTTGACAAGCAGAGCAGTGTGTCTGATGGTGACTATGATAACACGGTCAATGAATCTGATCTGGATGACTCCGG CTTTGGCCGTAGATGTCGTCTGCGCAGCAGTGGCTGGATGGGAGAGAGCAGCTCTATACCCGAGCTGGATGATCACGAGTGTGAGCCTGACTCCAGTCTGCCCACCACAGAAGACGTCATCCGTAAAACTGAGCAGATCACCAAGAACATCCAGGAACTGCTGAGGGCTGCACAGGAGAACAAGCATGAGAG CTTTATACCCTGCGCAGAAAGAATACATGTGGCTGTGAACGAGATGGCTGCCCTCTTCCCCAAG AGACCACGCTCTGAGACAGTAAGGAGCTCTTTGCGATTATTAACGTCCAGTGCAAACCGCCTGCAGAATGAGTGTAAGAAAGCGTCTCCTCTGGAGAGCAGCCCCGGAGCGGACATGCAGTTGGTCACCCAGCAGGTCATCCAATGTGCGTATGACATCGCCAAGGCTGCTAAGCAACTTGTTACCATAACCACCAAAGAGAACAACAACTGA
- the git2a gene encoding ARF GTPase-activating protein GIT2a isoform X6, with amino-acid sequence MVIPALPETRMSKRLRNSEVCADCSSSDPRWASVNRGVLICDECCGVHRSLGRHNSQVRHLSHTSWPPTQLQMVQTLYNNGANAIWEHTLLDPSSIMSGKRKANPQDKIHPSKAEFIKAKYQMLAYVHRLPCRDDDSTAAADLSKQLHSSVRTGNLETCLRLLSLGAQANYFHPEKGNTPLHIAAKAGQVCQAELLCVYGADPGAPDSNGKTPINYARQAGHQDLADRLVEIQYELTDRLAFYLCGRKPDHKNGQHFIIPQMADSSLELSEFAKAAKRKLQSLSDHLFEELAMDVYDEVDRRETDAVWLATQNHSTLVTETTVVPFLPVNPEYSSTRNQGRQKLARFNAHEFATLVIDILSDAKRRQLGNSVSSPKENVEVFFKSMGSRHGSESQEIDQPDYDSVASDEDTDTDLRIGKADRAKSLDSDLSDGPISVQEFLEVKNALSASEAKIQQLMKANSNLSEELRLMQKKLQSLQSENSSLRRQVSAQQPYQAPGGPDHPNPSSPSSSSSSSSALKRHLSARASRPMSMYETGSGLKPFLPKGETPYPEETFPTLQPFPTYTGKGVFAATSSSLPFLPSSPSCLQYESAQRASKFDKQSSVSDGDYDNTVNESDLDDSGFGRRCRLRSSGWMGESSSIPELDDHECEPDSSLPTTEDVIRKTEQITKNIQELLRAAQENKHESFIPCAERIHVAVNEMAALFPKRPRSETVRSSLRLLTSSANRLQNECKKASPLESSPGADMQLVTQQVIQCAYDIAKAAKQLVTITTKENNN; translated from the exons ATGGTAATACCCGCGTTACCGGAGACAAGGATGTCGAAACGGCTGCGAAATAGCGAAGTTTGTGCGGACTGCAGCAGTTCGg ATCCTCGCTGGGCGTCTGTGAATAGAGGAGTTCTGATATGTGACGAGTGCTGCGGCGTTCACCGCAGTCTGGGCCGACACAACTCGCAAGTGCGGCATTTGTCACACACCTCCTGGCCGCCTACCCAGCTACAG ATGGTTCAGACATTATATAACAATGGTGCTAATGCAATATGGGAGCACACTCTGCTGGACCCGTCATCCATCATGAGCGGGAAACGCAAAGCTAATCCTCAGGATAAAATCCa CCCCAGCAAGGCAGAGTTCATAAAAGCAAAATATCAAATGCTGGCTTACGTCCATCGTTTACCATGTCGAGATGACGACAGTACAGCAGCCGCTGATCTAAGCAAG CAACTTCACTCCAGCGTTAGAACTGGCAATCTTGAAACTTGTTTGCGGTTACTGTCACTTGGGGCTCAAGCCAACTACTTCCACCCG GAGAAAGGGAACACCCCCCTGCACATTGCAGCTAAAGCAGGGCAAGTGTGTCAGGCCGAGCTCCTCTGTGTTTATGGGGCAGACCCTGGGGCTCCAGACTCCAACGGCAAAACGCCCATCAACTATGCAAG GCAGGCTGGCCATCAGGACCTGGCAGACAGACTGGTGGAAATACAGTATGAGCTCACAGACAGGCTGGCCTTCTACCTCTGTGGGCGGAAGCCTG ATCACAAGAATGGACAGCATTTCATTATACCACAGATGGCGGACAG cAGCCTGGAGTTATCAGAGTTTGCAAAAGCTGCAAAAAGAAAACTGCAGTCT CTCAGTGATCATTTGTTTGAGGAACTAGCAATGGATGTGTACGATGAAGTGGATCGAAGAGAGACAGATGCAG TTTGGCTGGCCACTCAGAACCACAGCACCTTGGTGACAGAGACAACAGTTGTGCCTTTCCTTCCTGTAAACCCAGAGTACTCATCAACACGAAACCAG GGAAGACAAAAACTGGCGAGATTCAACGCCCATGAATTTGCCACACTTGTGATTGATATCCTTAGTGATGCAAAGCGACGCCAGCTAGGGAATTCAGTCTCAAGTCCTAAAG AAAATGTTGAGGTGTTCTTCAAAAGTATGGGTAGTCGTCATGGAAGTGAAAGCCAGGAAATCGACCAGCCAGACTATGACAGCGTGGCATCCGATGAGGACACAGACACTGATTTACGAATAGGCAAAGCAGACAGAGCTAAG AGTCTGGACTCTGATCTGTCCGATGGACCGATTTCAGTGCAGGAGTTTCTGGAGGTGAAAAACGCACTTTCAGCCTCCGAGGCCAAAATTCAGCAGCTGATGAAGGCCAACAGTAATCTGAGTGAAGAGCTGAGATTGATGCAGAAAAAG CTGCAGTCTCTGCAAAGCGAGAACAGCTCTCTCAGGCGGCAGGTCTCCGCTCAACAACCCTATCAGGCCCCCGGCGGCCCAGACCACCCCAATCCCTCCAgtccctcctcctcttcctcctcctcctctgccCTGAAACGCCACCTGTCAGCACGGGCGAGCCGCCCCATGTCTATGTATGAGACTGGCTCTGGTCTGAAGCCCTTTCTCCCCAAGGGAGAGACCCCTTACCCTGAGGAGACCTTCCCCACCCTGCAACCCTTCCCAACCTAT ACCGGAAAGGGTGTGTTTGCGGCCACCTCCTCATCCCTCCCCTTCCTCCCCTCCTCCCCATCCTGTTTGCAGTATGAGAGTGCGCAAAGG GCCTCCAAATTTGACAAGCAGAGCAGTGTGTCTGATGGTGACTATGATAACACGGTCAATGAATCTGATCTGGATGACTCCGG CTTTGGCCGTAGATGTCGTCTGCGCAGCAGTGGCTGGATGGGAGAGAGCAGCTCTATACCCGAGCTGGATGATCACGAGTGTGAGCCTGACTCCAGTCTGCCCACCACAGAAGACGTCATCCGTAAAACTGAGCAGATCACCAAGAACATCCAGGAACTGCTGAGGGCTGCACAGGAGAACAAGCATGAGAG CTTTATACCCTGCGCAGAAAGAATACATGTGGCTGTGAACGAGATGGCTGCCCTCTTCCCCAAG AGACCACGCTCTGAGACAGTAAGGAGCTCTTTGCGATTATTAACGTCCAGTGCAAACCGCCTGCAGAATGAGTGTAAGAAAGCGTCTCCTCTGGAGAGCAGCCCCGGAGCGGACATGCAGTTGGTCACCCAGCAGGTCATCCAATGTGCGTATGACATCGCCAAGGCTGCTAAGCAACTTGTTACCATAACCACCAAAGAGAACAACAACTGA